In Paenibacillus sp. G2S3, a single window of DNA contains:
- a CDS encoding ABC transporter permease: MRAFNAELSKLFSLPGIWLAFLIGAFAPALIAALDSIAQKEEIIAGVSTRLSEVGYIGLVLGVQGVIILGVLAVSSEYLTESSESGGGQQITTSLTVISSRFHFLLAKAGAVTVISILLCIVAIMTTVSATHLILGVYAPAFEWTRLIGAVCYWTFTALLALGITFLTKNGILPLAVLIINSSVVSFSVLLYRVTKLAFYLPDRAGAEMFMFTSDTFTGSLFDRYHTPFTGGLVMFAWVVVIFIVAAIVFHRRDVTA, encoded by the coding sequence ATGAGAGCATTTAATGCGGAACTATCTAAGTTGTTCTCCTTACCGGGTATTTGGCTTGCTTTTCTCATTGGAGCGTTTGCACCAGCGCTTATTGCTGCCTTGGACAGCATAGCACAAAAAGAGGAGATTATAGCTGGAGTTAGCACGCGGCTATCTGAAGTTGGCTATATCGGATTAGTTCTTGGTGTGCAAGGTGTCATTATTCTTGGTGTGCTTGCTGTCAGCAGTGAGTATTTGACAGAAAGCAGTGAATCTGGTGGAGGACAACAGATAACAACGAGCTTAACTGTTATTTCATCCCGGTTTCATTTTTTACTGGCAAAAGCAGGTGCTGTGACTGTGATCAGCATACTGCTTTGTATTGTTGCGATTATGACAACTGTGTCAGCAACGCATCTTATACTTGGTGTATATGCCCCCGCATTTGAATGGACCAGACTTATCGGTGCAGTTTGTTACTGGACATTTACTGCTCTTTTAGCACTTGGAATTACTTTTCTAACTAAGAATGGCATCCTCCCGCTTGCTGTGCTCATAATAAATTCATCCGTTGTATCCTTTAGTGTCCTGCTTTATAGGGTTACAAAGTTGGCGTTTTACTTACCAGATAGGGCTGGCGCTGAAATGTTTATGTTTACGAGCGACACGTTCACAGGCAGTTTATTCGACAGATATCACACCCCGTTCACAGGGGGGTTAGTCATGTTTGCCTGGGTAGTCGTTATTTTCATTGTTGCAGCTATTGTATTCCATAGGAGGGACGTTACAGCATGA
- a CDS encoding ABC transporter permease, whose translation MNVSSSRKITQILGAELDKLITLPLIWLTLMGTFILNLALTAAFTSAGLQGAAGTQSILNIGLASMGYLQAGFIILGILATCSEYTGGQIRTTLTTIPWRGFQLSTKHLALAIITIPVAFIITASGVLYTFIMMRDTAVMFEIDTVITTLVGATGYLTLTTLLSAAIGALLRRTTPALVVLLGYYFIVSPLTRVFLPSIKNYLNYFPDTAGSYMYMPSSSDEINVLTPMQGTGISILWTLSFITVAIEFYRKRDA comes from the coding sequence ATGAATGTCTCATCTAGTAGAAAGATAACACAAATCCTTGGTGCTGAACTGGATAAATTAATTACATTACCATTGATATGGCTCACTCTTATGGGTACATTCATTCTTAATTTAGCTTTAACTGCAGCTTTTACTTCTGCTGGTCTGCAAGGGGCAGCAGGAACACAAAGTATATTGAATATAGGACTTGCTTCTATGGGATATCTTCAAGCAGGGTTCATTATTCTTGGTATCTTAGCTACTTGTTCGGAGTATACTGGTGGACAGATTCGAACCACTTTAACTACGATACCTTGGCGTGGGTTTCAATTATCCACGAAGCATTTGGCATTGGCGATTATAACCATTCCTGTGGCGTTTATTATTACTGCATCAGGTGTACTCTATACTTTTATTATGATGAGAGACACAGCAGTAATGTTTGAAATAGACACAGTGATAACAACATTAGTAGGTGCAACAGGCTATCTAACATTAACCACACTTCTCAGTGCAGCTATAGGTGCTTTATTAAGACGAACCACCCCTGCTTTAGTGGTACTGCTTGGTTATTATTTCATTGTCAGTCCATTGACGAGAGTTTTTCTACCTAGTATTAAAAATTATTTAAATTATTTTCCGGATACGGCAGGATCTTATATGTATATGCCGTCTTCCTCTGATGAAATAAATGTCCTTACACCAATGCAAGGAACAGGTATTTCAATTTTATGGACACTGAGCTTTATTACAGTAGCTATTGAATTTTACCGTAAGCGAGATGCCTAA
- a CDS encoding ArsR family transcriptional regulator, translating into MEPLLIFKALSNETRSQIMMWLKTPEEFFDEKPYLQQGLNFRIGICVGDIQAKAGLAQSVISSYLLTMQKAGLLESERIGKWTYYRRNEKTIQEFSEYIKKNL; encoded by the coding sequence ATGGAACCTTTATTGATATTTAAAGCTTTGTCTAATGAGACTCGTAGTCAAATTATGATGTGGTTAAAAACTCCGGAGGAATTCTTTGATGAAAAGCCTTATTTACAACAAGGCCTGAATTTTCGAATTGGAATATGCGTGGGAGATATTCAAGCTAAAGCGGGACTTGCACAGTCTGTAATCTCGAGTTATTTGTTGACTATGCAAAAAGCTGGATTGTTGGAATCTGAGCGAATTGGAAAGTGGACGTACTATCGCCGAAACGAAAAGACAATTCAGGAATTTTCCGAGTATATTAAAAAGAATCTATAA
- a CDS encoding MFS transporter, which yields MKKVNPLLIIILALGVFGIITTEMGIIGVLPQITQKFNISTSQTGWLVSIFALVVAISGPFLTLLASGINRKFILLTAVLIFAISNIVYAYTSMFEVMLIFRIIPAIFHPVFFSVALVTAAQLVPPEQSTKAVTKVFAGITIGFAFGVPLTSYLADKISLEVAFLFGAVVSIIAFLGILAWLPSMPVKEKMSYGKQLGILRKPLLWLNIVTVIFIFAAMFSVYSYFAEYLGQVTHMNGSWISIMLMVFGIIMIFGNFLFGGLLHKSITKTVIMFPLLYAVTYFFVYYLGSYFIPMVIIIIIWGAVHSGGLIVSQAWLTTEAKEAPEFGNSLFISFSNLGITIGTSIGGWFISHSGIHELLWIGIMFSLLAFLTIIVKIKISRSSVVEVNVH from the coding sequence ATGAAAAAGGTTAACCCGTTGCTTATCATTATTCTGGCTTTAGGTGTATTTGGTATTATCACTACGGAAATGGGGATTATAGGTGTTCTACCGCAGATAACTCAAAAATTTAATATATCGACTTCACAGACTGGATGGCTTGTAAGTATATTTGCTTTAGTCGTTGCGATTTCAGGACCATTTTTGACATTACTCGCTTCTGGTATTAATCGTAAATTTATTTTATTAACGGCAGTGCTTATTTTTGCGATATCAAATATTGTTTATGCTTATACATCCATGTTTGAAGTAATGTTGATTTTCCGTATTATCCCTGCTATATTTCATCCCGTCTTTTTTTCGGTAGCTCTTGTGACCGCAGCCCAACTTGTCCCTCCAGAACAGAGTACCAAAGCAGTTACAAAGGTTTTCGCCGGAATCACAATCGGGTTTGCTTTTGGTGTGCCTTTGACTTCTTATCTCGCGGACAAAATATCATTAGAAGTTGCTTTCCTGTTTGGTGCTGTTGTAAGTATAATTGCCTTTTTAGGGATACTCGCTTGGCTTCCTTCCATGCCTGTTAAAGAAAAAATGTCTTATGGAAAGCAGCTTGGGATATTACGCAAACCCTTATTATGGTTAAATATTGTGACAGTTATTTTTATCTTTGCAGCTATGTTTTCTGTATATAGTTACTTTGCTGAGTATCTTGGTCAAGTAACACATATGAACGGGTCATGGATAAGCATCATGTTGATGGTCTTTGGTATAATCATGATTTTTGGGAATTTTTTATTTGGGGGCCTTTTGCATAAAAGTATTACAAAGACCGTCATCATGTTTCCTCTGCTATATGCGGTAACTTACTTTTTCGTTTATTATCTAGGATCTTATTTTATTCCGATGGTTATTATCATAATCATTTGGGGGGCAGTGCATTCCGGCGGACTCATTGTCAGTCAAGCATGGTTAACGACCGAGGCAAAAGAAGCTCCAGAATTCGGTAACAGCTTGTTTATCTCATTCTCCAATCTTGGGATTACTATAGGAACTTCTATCGGTGGCTGGTTTATTTCTCACTCGGGTATACATGAACTCCTCTGGATTGGAATTATGTTTTCACTGCTTGCTTTCTTAACGATCATAGTCAAAATTAAAATTTCTAGATCTAGTGTAGTCGAAGTAAATGTACATTAA
- a CDS encoding thermonuclease family protein, with translation MSKMYLVKICLAITLLLGITTGCTITEQSTPDQAPSITTSPSPKSDATAKNTEGDNKRLLDAKVTRVVDGDTMKLTIDGKKETIRLLLVDTPESVNPNIPEPQPFSIEASDYAKKMLTNKDVQIELDVSERDKYGRLLCYLYIDGKMFNELLLEQGYARVAYVFAPNTKYVDQFRAIQDKAREQGIGIWSIENYAQNNGFHVPKTQ, from the coding sequence ATGAGTAAAATGTATCTAGTAAAAATCTGCTTAGCTATTACCCTCCTACTCGGAATAACTACCGGTTGCACAATCACCGAGCAGTCTACTCCGGATCAAGCTCCATCTATAACAACAAGTCCTAGCCCTAAATCTGATGCTACCGCAAAGAATACAGAAGGGGACAACAAACGTTTATTAGATGCTAAGGTAACACGGGTAGTTGATGGTGACACCATGAAGCTGACTATCGACGGTAAAAAAGAAACGATTCGTTTGTTACTAGTTGATACTCCTGAATCCGTTAATCCGAACATTCCTGAGCCACAGCCATTTTCCATAGAAGCCTCAGATTATGCCAAAAAGATGCTTACTAATAAAGATGTGCAAATTGAACTAGATGTATCAGAACGAGATAAATATGGTCGTCTGCTCTGTTATCTCTATATCGATGGCAAAATGTTTAATGAGCTTCTGCTAGAGCAGGGCTATGCACGTGTGGCATATGTATTTGCACCTAATACGAAATACGTAGATCAATTTAGAGCGATTCAGGATAAAGCAAGAGAGCAGGGAATCGGTATCTGGAGTATTGAAAATTACGCGCAAAACAATGGTTTTCATGTTCCCAAAACGCAATAA
- a CDS encoding (S)-benzoin forming benzil reductase, producing MKYFIITGTSRGIGESIAEQLVSADHYLFCISRERNESLVGKNSNITYYEFDLNHIHLIESLMGSIFNSIDVSKAEGIYLINNASMIAPVSFIDTARIDEITGNINVNLLAPIILTSMFIKYTNGHLIDKRILNISSSSAKNHHPGMSLYSAAKAGLDVFSQCVGLEQNHSKTPVGIVSIWPGMIDTNLQKEARSQDKLTFPSAEIFEVVKDSGMLTTPQETAQQIIEFLFKPNFENGAVVDIYDYSKLQQHLSVSTE from the coding sequence ATGAAATACTTCATAATTACAGGAACTTCAAGAGGAATTGGAGAGTCTATAGCAGAACAACTAGTCTCTGCTGATCACTATCTGTTTTGTATCTCACGTGAAAGAAATGAGAGTTTAGTAGGTAAAAATAGTAATATAACCTACTATGAATTTGATTTGAATCACATTCATCTGATTGAATCTCTGATGGGGAGTATTTTCAATTCTATTGACGTGTCAAAAGCGGAGGGAATCTACCTTATTAATAACGCTTCAATGATTGCTCCTGTCTCATTTATTGATACGGCTAGGATTGATGAAATAACGGGAAATATAAATGTGAATTTATTAGCGCCCATTATACTAACCTCAATGTTTATAAAATATACGAATGGTCATCTAATCGACAAAAGGATCTTAAATATATCATCCTCTTCTGCTAAGAATCATCATCCTGGTATGAGTCTGTATTCAGCAGCAAAAGCGGGGCTAGATGTTTTTTCACAATGTGTGGGACTAGAACAGAATCACTCCAAAACACCAGTTGGAATTGTATCCATCTGGCCAGGAATGATTGATACCAATCTGCAAAAAGAGGCTAGAAGCCAGGATAAATTAACATTTCCATCAGCAGAGATATTTGAGGTAGTTAAGGATTCTGGTATGCTCACAACACCACAGGAAACAGCACAACAAATCATTGAGTTTTTGTTTAAGCCTAATTTTGAAAACGGAGCTGTTGTGGATATTTACGATTATTCAAAGCTTCAACAGCATTTAAGTGTATCTACAGAATAA
- a CDS encoding NUDIX hydrolase, translated as MSNYIMELRKLVGSRPLIMAGACVLLCNEQQLLLQRRTDNGCWGLPGGSMELGETLEEVAKRELFEETALLAKGLELFDMFSGQELYYKYPNGDEVYNVVAAYLCTEFDGALKEDGIEVQEVRFFNYGELPSELSPPDVPIIKRFMDRFVK; from the coding sequence ATGAGCAATTATATTATGGAGCTAAGAAAACTAGTAGGTTCGAGGCCGCTTATTATGGCAGGAGCCTGTGTTTTATTATGTAACGAGCAACAATTACTATTACAACGCAGAACGGACAACGGTTGCTGGGGATTGCCAGGTGGCTCGATGGAGTTAGGAGAGACTTTAGAAGAGGTTGCTAAAAGAGAGCTTTTTGAGGAGACAGCTTTACTAGCCAAGGGGCTTGAATTGTTCGACATGTTCTCTGGACAAGAGCTTTATTACAAATATCCAAACGGTGATGAAGTATATAATGTCGTAGCTGCTTACCTATGTACAGAATTTGATGGGGCGCTTAAAGAAGACGGAATTGAAGTCCAAGAAGTCCGTTTTTTTAATTATGGAGAATTGCCCAGCGAGTTGTCTCCTCCAGATGTTCCAATCATTAAGAGATTTATGGATCGTTTCGTGAAGTAA
- a CDS encoding TetR/AcrR family transcriptional regulator → MSTRVNPIAERSKKWLCDAMLGLLQEKTYSSITITEICDKAGLVRKTFYRHFTSKESVLVAIIDLMFEEFYEYIKVQNFGPHEMPLVYFTYWKKHEDFLNILIQNQLFALLNDQYVHYLKVMDHLVGTRREYQNEIEKEYMRTMMAGGLWSILKKWIIRGCIETPEEMAKMTLDFFNV, encoded by the coding sequence ATGTCCACTCGCGTTAATCCTATTGCGGAGCGGTCAAAGAAGTGGTTATGTGATGCAATGCTTGGGCTTTTACAAGAGAAAACCTATAGCAGCATCACCATTACAGAGATATGTGATAAAGCGGGACTTGTAAGAAAAACCTTTTATCGTCACTTTACATCTAAAGAATCTGTGCTCGTAGCCATCATTGATTTGATGTTCGAAGAGTTTTATGAATATATTAAGGTTCAGAACTTCGGCCCTCATGAAATGCCATTAGTCTATTTCACTTATTGGAAAAAACACGAAGACTTTCTTAACATCTTGATCCAAAATCAATTGTTCGCCCTTCTTAATGACCAGTATGTTCATTATTTAAAGGTGATGGATCATCTTGTGGGCACTAGACGAGAATACCAGAATGAAATTGAGAAGGAATATATGCGAACCATGATGGCCGGAGGCCTATGGAGCATTTTGAAAAAGTGGATCATTCGTGGTTGTATTGAAACGCCAGAGGAAATGGCCAAAATGACTTTAGATTTTTTTAATGTATAG
- a CDS encoding PRK06851 family protein: protein MNGTILNFFAGGNTAHGFYSLYESSLQNLTRLYVLKGGPGTGQAKLIREIGEQLNQQGYEIWFIHTASDNDSFDGVIIPKLNIGIVDGTAPRVINPELPEESIVFVDLEQAADQFQLSQQKLEIDNLVGAIKQEHELAYAGFAEALRIHDEWEAIYIVKMNFQAADELTQEYIKLLYGDQKSEINSRVDHRFLGAATPKGAVDFVPNLTAGLKRYLVKGRAGSGKSTLLKKIAAEGIKRGFDVEIYHCGFDPNSLDMIIVRELGFAIFDSTAPHEYYPDRATDEIVDMYSRCIQPGTDEEYSEAIAGIKERYSSTMKQSTQHLTDAKVFLGALKQIYASTVDFDRVDQIRSQIIQEINDIVESPLEV from the coding sequence ATGAACGGAACAATCCTCAATTTCTTTGCTGGCGGCAATACGGCTCACGGCTTCTACAGCCTCTATGAGTCATCATTGCAAAATTTAACTCGTTTGTATGTTTTAAAAGGGGGCCCAGGTACGGGGCAGGCCAAACTGATTAGAGAAATCGGAGAGCAGTTGAATCAACAAGGTTATGAGATCTGGTTCATCCACACTGCATCAGATAACGATTCATTCGACGGAGTGATTATTCCCAAATTAAATATAGGAATTGTGGATGGAACAGCTCCGCGTGTAATAAACCCTGAACTGCCTGAAGAGTCTATCGTATTCGTAGATTTGGAGCAGGCCGCCGATCAGTTCCAGTTGAGCCAGCAGAAGCTGGAAATCGATAATTTAGTTGGAGCAATTAAACAAGAACATGAATTGGCATATGCTGGCTTTGCTGAAGCGCTTCGCATTCATGACGAATGGGAAGCGATTTATATCGTGAAAATGAATTTCCAAGCAGCCGATGAGCTGACGCAGGAGTATATTAAGCTTCTGTATGGTGATCAGAAATCTGAAATAAACAGCCGGGTAGATCATCGTTTTTTAGGTGCTGCGACGCCTAAGGGAGCAGTGGATTTTGTCCCTAATCTAACCGCAGGCTTAAAAAGATATCTGGTTAAAGGACGTGCGGGCTCCGGAAAATCCACACTGTTGAAGAAAATAGCGGCTGAAGGCATCAAGCGTGGTTTCGATGTTGAAATTTACCACTGTGGCTTCGATCCAAATAGCCTGGATATGATTATTGTACGTGAGCTTGGATTTGCCATTTTTGATAGTACGGCTCCACATGAATACTACCCAGATCGCGCCACTGACGAGATCGTCGATATGTATTCCCGGTGTATACAGCCAGGTACAGATGAAGAGTATTCCGAAGCTATAGCAGGCATTAAAGAACGATACTCCAGCACCATGAAACAATCCACACAACATCTGACAGATGCAAAGGTATTCCTAGGTGCGTTAAAGCAAATCTATGCTTCAACCGTGGATTTTGATCGAGTAGATCAGATTAGATCGCAGATCATACAGGAAATCAACGACATTGTTGAAAGTCCACTGGAGGTTTAA
- a CDS encoding AzlC family ABC transporter permease, giving the protein MNDQKVMFKTGLKDSVAIVAGFIPACFTFGLVGKGLGLGSLEVFLLSALVFAGASQFIGVKMLAAGAAAPMILLLTLIINLRYLFISLSFGGQLNRNISVLARTWIGFSLTEEVYAVSMIPREEGNRKSENEKPNQPLGLPYLLGLQIPPYVANLLATASGITLASYIPALYLPALNTSLYALLIALVVPQLKGSLRNMAICISAAGSSWLLYSLLGNSSILIAMLIGMAVGSLFKAQVKAEKGVSV; this is encoded by the coding sequence ATGAATGATCAGAAAGTGATGTTTAAAACAGGGCTAAAAGATTCAGTCGCAATAGTTGCGGGATTTATCCCTGCTTGCTTTACGTTTGGATTGGTCGGTAAGGGGTTAGGTTTGGGAAGTCTGGAAGTGTTCTTATTGTCAGCGCTTGTATTTGCGGGGGCTAGTCAATTTATTGGCGTGAAAATGCTTGCCGCAGGGGCAGCGGCTCCAATGATCCTGCTACTTACCTTAATCATTAATTTGAGATATTTGTTTATCAGTTTATCCTTTGGAGGGCAGCTAAATCGTAATATCAGTGTACTAGCGAGAACTTGGATTGGCTTCAGTTTAACAGAAGAGGTATATGCAGTTAGTATGATCCCTCGAGAGGAAGGAAACCGTAAATCGGAGAATGAAAAACCTAACCAACCCTTAGGACTTCCATATCTACTTGGACTTCAAATTCCTCCTTATGTGGCCAACCTGTTAGCAACGGCTTCGGGGATAACCCTTGCTTCCTATATCCCAGCTTTATATTTACCGGCACTAAACACTTCATTATATGCCTTGTTGATTGCGCTTGTTGTTCCTCAATTGAAGGGCAGCTTACGAAATATGGCTATATGTATATCAGCTGCAGGATCATCATGGCTACTGTACTCCTTGCTGGGAAATTCTTCAATTCTAATAGCTATGTTGATCGGCATGGCAGTGGGTTCCTTATTTAAAGCGCAAGTCAAAGCCGAGAAGGGGGTATCCGTATGA
- a CDS encoding AzlD domain-containing protein: MTILIIIGMAVITFLFRFVPLLLTNHTNGSSKVQALLEYLPIAVLSALTVPGIIQVDPDVNLVGIAAGTVAVILVLIRKIPLLLVILGSVSAALLVKMLTLYF; the protein is encoded by the coding sequence ATGACCATCTTAATCATTATAGGTATGGCTGTTATTACATTTTTATTTCGATTTGTGCCTTTACTGCTTACGAATCATACGAATGGTTCTTCCAAAGTCCAAGCGCTGCTGGAGTATTTGCCCATAGCGGTTCTTAGTGCGTTAACGGTACCTGGAATCATTCAGGTAGATCCAGATGTTAATCTTGTGGGTATCGCAGCAGGGACTGTCGCTGTTATACTGGTATTAATTAGAAAAATTCCGCTGCTCCTCGTGATTCTAGGCTCTGTTTCCGCAGCACTACTCGTAAAAATGCTTACCCTGTATTTTTAA
- a CDS encoding PLP-dependent aminotransferase family protein, which yields MKHDLLITLDKERQIPFSRQIYEQVRNAIHSGALSGGDPLPPSRTLANQLGVSRSVILQSYELLQAEGYLEMRKGAGTFIAELTLEEKVIKDYESPYNFITKGPDFLTLNPPSTCEVDHLNPVFCDFRHGVPAWDAFPMDLWQKALMNACRRASPDTLGYGPAEGSLGLRREIARLLRSTRSMPVVPEQIVITSGATQALDILSRIFLFKGDHVIVEDPSHSVVREIFSFAGAEIIPVKVDQDGICVEEIQTNSDNGKEGNHKKSPKLVYVTPSHQFPFGTTLSLKRRVQLLDWAKANHAFIIEDDYDSEYRYEGPKLSALAGLDVEGRVIYVGSFSKVLFPSLRIGYVVLPPALIQPFLAVKWITDRMSSALDQEALAEFIQNGHYARHITQMGKLYASRRACLVNSLNTEFGSRVRYYGEEAGLHLLIELESNAEENRIAEVALRYGVRVYPASSYFMGSRPKGPVFLLGYSNLTENQIKMGVNSLMLAETEAAVNSSHL from the coding sequence ATGAAGCATGATTTGCTGATCACACTCGATAAAGAACGACAAATTCCATTTAGCCGTCAAATTTACGAGCAAGTTCGAAATGCTATCCATTCTGGAGCTTTAAGTGGGGGTGACCCCCTGCCTCCGTCTAGAACTTTGGCCAATCAGCTTGGAGTATCCAGAAGTGTGATCCTTCAATCCTATGAGCTACTTCAGGCAGAAGGGTATCTGGAGATGAGAAAAGGGGCGGGAACGTTTATTGCGGAGCTGACCTTGGAGGAGAAAGTTATAAAAGATTATGAGAGCCCTTACAATTTTATAACGAAGGGACCTGATTTCCTTACGCTTAATCCTCCTTCTACTTGTGAAGTTGATCATTTGAACCCGGTATTCTGTGATTTTCGCCATGGTGTACCTGCTTGGGATGCGTTTCCTATGGATCTGTGGCAAAAAGCTCTAATGAACGCTTGCCGACGCGCCTCACCGGATACTTTAGGTTATGGTCCTGCGGAAGGTTCCCTGGGACTGCGCCGAGAGATTGCACGTTTATTACGTTCCACACGATCCATGCCCGTTGTTCCTGAACAAATTGTGATTACCTCTGGAGCTACGCAAGCACTCGATATTTTATCGAGGATTTTCTTATTTAAAGGTGACCATGTCATTGTTGAAGATCCATCACATAGCGTTGTACGTGAAATTTTTTCGTTTGCTGGGGCAGAAATCATCCCTGTTAAGGTAGATCAAGATGGCATCTGTGTGGAAGAAATTCAAACAAATAGTGATAACGGTAAAGAAGGTAATCATAAAAAATCACCAAAGCTAGTCTATGTCACTCCCTCACACCAGTTCCCTTTTGGGACGACACTGTCCTTGAAACGAAGAGTTCAGTTGTTGGATTGGGCCAAAGCTAATCATGCTTTTATTATTGAAGATGATTATGACAGTGAATATAGGTACGAGGGGCCGAAATTATCCGCGCTTGCGGGTCTAGATGTAGAAGGTAGAGTGATTTATGTGGGCAGCTTTAGTAAAGTATTATTTCCTTCTCTGCGGATAGGTTATGTTGTGTTGCCTCCGGCTTTGATTCAGCCTTTTTTGGCCGTTAAATGGATTACAGATCGTATGTCTTCTGCTTTGGATCAGGAAGCGTTAGCGGAATTTATTCAGAATGGTCACTATGCAAGGCATATTACACAGATGGGAAAGCTGTATGCCTCTCGTAGAGCTTGTCTCGTAAACAGCTTGAATACTGAATTTGGGAGTCGTGTACGATATTATGGCGAGGAAGCCGGGCTGCATTTACTGATTGAGCTGGAGTCGAATGCCGAAGAGAATCGCATTGCTGAAGTGGCGCTCCGTTACGGAGTTCGCGTATATCCTGCATCTTCTTATTTTATGGGGAGCAGACCTAAGGGACCAGTGTTTCTACTAGGCTATTCTAATCTCACTGAAAATCAGATTAAGATGGGTGTGAACAGCCTAATGTTAGCCGAAACCGAAGCCGCAGTTAATAGTAGTCATTTGTAA
- a CDS encoding ROK family protein yields the protein MKRYIIGIDLGGTNIKAGVYDTDFIAVKEISTPTEAAKGPLHVLGRIREAVRLITVEANISLDLVVGMGIGVPGLLDPVVGISFFSPNFPDWEHVHVVDEMKQFYDFPIFIDNDVRVNLYGEWQQGAGRGYNNLVLITLGTGLGSGIVNDGKVIYGTSYSAGEIGHMNMYRNGRPCKCGSSGCLGRYVSAIGMVNTFKEKLKEGRTSMIQTWTNDQAEEITALMISEAYELGDALSMEVMQETGTILGFGLANVVNILNPDLIIVGGGMAAAGDKLLQPVRETVNQHALKLSGSKCEIVQAELGSRAGTIGAASYAYSKLKEAE from the coding sequence ATGAAACGCTACATTATAGGGATTGATCTCGGTGGAACGAATATCAAAGCAGGGGTATATGATACCGATTTTATAGCTGTGAAAGAAATATCTACACCTACAGAAGCTGCTAAAGGCCCATTACATGTGCTGGGACGGATTAGAGAAGCTGTACGTTTGATTACTGTGGAAGCGAATATTTCATTAGATCTAGTAGTCGGTATGGGAATCGGAGTGCCCGGATTGCTTGATCCGGTTGTTGGGATTTCTTTTTTCTCACCGAATTTTCCGGATTGGGAGCATGTACATGTTGTTGACGAGATGAAGCAGTTTTACGACTTTCCTATTTTTATAGATAACGATGTAAGGGTTAATCTTTATGGTGAATGGCAGCAAGGTGCAGGCAGAGGTTACAACAATCTAGTTCTGATTACCTTGGGAACGGGATTAGGATCGGGAATCGTGAACGACGGAAAAGTGATCTACGGCACATCTTATAGCGCTGGTGAAATCGGGCATATGAATATGTACAGGAATGGACGTCCCTGCAAATGTGGAAGCTCAGGCTGCTTAGGTCGATATGTGTCTGCGATTGGCATGGTGAATACTTTTAAAGAGAAGCTGAAAGAAGGCCGCACCAGTATGATTCAGACCTGGACTAATGATCAAGCAGAGGAAATTACCGCACTAATGATATCTGAAGCCTACGAACTCGGAGATGCTCTCTCTATGGAGGTCATGCAGGAGACTGGAACTATACTTGGATTTGGATTAGCGAATGTGGTGAATATTCTCAACCCTGATCTTATTATTGTAGGTGGGGGGATGGCAGCGGCGGGCGATAAATTGCTCCAACCTGTAAGAGAGACTGTGAATCAGCATGCGTTGAAGCTTTCTGGCAGTAAGTGTGAAATTGTTCAAGCTGAGCTAGGAAGTCGTGCTGGAACTATTGGTGCCGCATCTTATGCATATAGTAAGCTTAAAGAAGCAGAATAG
- a CDS encoding PQ-loop domain-containing transporter, whose product MFAIMQLIGGVILSLGWIPQIVQILKSKSVADLNLKSYLLMLLGISLMEAYAISLAVTGVGLAFLITNTMSLCVVLLVIILVIKYRIRS is encoded by the coding sequence ATGTTTGCAATCATGCAATTAATAGGCGGAGTGATCCTGTCTTTAGGCTGGATTCCTCAGATTGTTCAGATCTTGAAATCAAAATCCGTAGCCGATTTAAATTTGAAGTCGTATTTGCTTATGCTGCTCGGGATTAGTCTAATGGAAGCTTATGCGATCAGTTTGGCGGTTACGGGGGTGGGTTTAGCTTTTTTGATTACGAATACGATGTCCTTATGTGTTGTGCTGCTGGTTATTATTCTAGTGATTAAATATCGAATAAGGTCATGA